ATGGCTTGGCAGGCAACATGGAATTAGTTTTCTAGTTTGACAAGGTCAATTATCTTCAAAAGAGCATTTCTTTTTGGGATCATTGGTTAAAACGAAATGTGCGATGCAGAGGCTCAACATGTTGCTGGAACCAAACtcgcttttaaaaaaaaacgcatTTTACAAATGAACTCAAAATCATCCAGCGGTATCTCAGTATTCTCTTGATAATATAGTCACAAATCAGAGGTTGTGTCAAGCCTGTAGCAAGgttgatctttaaaaaaaaaaaaaaaaaaaaaacagaaataaaaaataaaaaggaaattcCAGCACCAGAAAAGAGCTGGATTAGAAGCACTTACAAAAACAGTTAACCGAAGCATAACCAGACAAGGTGGTATCCATTTGAGCAGGTTAAATAGGAAACATTCTTGGCAGTAAAAATCCAAATGGACGTGatgatttaaaatacagtttaatacacaattttataaaaacaaataaaattacatcaCTTAAAAGGAAAACACAATATTTACATGATTGAAATAATCTAAAACAAGCCAAACTCTCAACATCATAGCATTTAGTATGGACAAtgggacaaatataattatgtattaatTGTTAGTAACACTGGGAAGTCTGGAAGCAATTTTAGTTTTCCAGATAGCTGAAAATACTTCGTGGTGGTCCTGTAGGTTTGAGGGAGTTCCCAAGACATGGCCGCTTGGCAGCAGGGCTAAAAGAGTCCATCTGTCCTCTTTTCTTAATCTGCAAAGTTAATTTACTCATTTTTACTCATGCTTATGAACAAATggcattatattaaaaaagaaaaaaaaaaagctatcaTTATACAACAACACTCAagataaatgttttaaagtaaTTAGACACCTCAACTTGTAGTGTCTTAATTAACAATCATTCTAAGACTACAGCTCCATCCTGTGGTAGaactaatatattaaaaatcatgCATCAAGGAAAACTGTCAGAATTTCTTTTGGTTCTACTCCCTTTCCATAAATTTTATTCTAGTAAAATAtccttgtaaaaatgtaaataacatgGAAAAAATTAATGATCAAACAAAGTACCTGTTTTCTGGGTCCCTCTGATGCACGTGGCTCTTTTTCCGGTGACAGGGTTTGGAAGAGGAAACCTCGTGAGTTACGAGGGGCCAAGGGGTTGCTGTCAGAGATGCTGGCTAACTTTTGCAACATTGCTCGAGGCTGACTGAGTAATGAGCCTCTCTTGACCTGAAGATAAAATACAAGTCAAAAGATTACAAACCTGTGAAATATTTCCTCTTAAAAGCAATTTAAACAAGTTGACAGTGATATTGCTATAACAAATACTAGAACAACCAACActaataaactaaaatttacACAGGAAGTAGAGAACAGCATGAGGGAGTGTGCTGTGGATACTGACCACAGTGGGCTGAAATGGCTTTAGGAACTGGTTGGAATTGGGAGCCACCTTCTCTTGCAAAGGAGCAGCTGAAGGGTCTGTgaacaggtttaaaaaaaaaaccttcagtATCTTTGTAGCTGGCAGTTTTAGAAGTGTATCCAGGAGAAAATGCCCATCATGGGGCAAACAAATAGTCAACCAGCACTACAGTCCTCAATACTGTCAGAAAACGTGAATTAGTGCATCGTGATTTTGCTGATCTTTACTATCTTAGTACCTTTCTTTTGAAGGGCCTTAGCAGTTAGCTTCTTAGCTAGCTTCATAAATTGACTGTCCTCTTCTTCAATCTTTTCCTCATCATCTGCATCCTCTCCCTTTTTGGCCTGAGCTTCAGTCTACAGAACAGGATCCAAGTCAGACACATGCACACAAGCATGAAcacatagcattttttttttttacacacacacacacctgttctCTCAACCACTGTTCCCTCTCTAGCCGTTCTTTACGTCTTTGCAACTCTAGTTGATCGATTTCttcatcttcctcttcctcattTCCATCAGGACCCATTCCACCAAACTCAAAGTTATCATCTggacaaaacaaacagaaacagaaaaagaaaaaagaaactacATGAATACAGGTCAGACACATCTACTCCAGTTAACTGCTACAAGCACTGTCAAGTTCAAACACTCTTCAACATCAGTATACTGAGGGGTGGGATCCAGATCACAAACTGAACACACCAATGTTTTTCCAGCGGAAACGCCGAGCTCGTCCAGGTCCATCAGAATGCAGATCTCCATCAGCGAGGTAACGCTCCTGATACAGCCGCAGTCTTCGCTTATCATCATCCAAGACCTGCTTCCTGTAAGGAGAACATAACGAGCCTCATATTCCTAGTGAAAGACAGTCTACAGAAGAAGTGCAGTCATTTCTAAAAGCAATCAGGTTTAAGGCATTTCTAACATTTATGGAGTTGACTGATCACATGGCATAACAGAACTACCCAGCTTTGATAAATAAGTTGGCTCCCCCATGTGGCACATTGATGTTACAACAATTTCTAGCAGCAGACAAGTCCACTTGTGCTGTCAACTGTAAAGTGCAAAGCTACCAAAAAAGCATTTCAGCTGCTTTTGCAAGTACTTACATGTTCTACCACCTACTAAAAGAGCAAGTCAGGAGGAATAAGATAACATATCTTACATGTGAATCTTGTTAACTTGGTCCATCAGTTCCTCATCTGATGGCAAATCTTCCTGTATCTCCTCCTCCTCGTATTcatcaccaccatcatcatcctcatcctcactgCCCACATCACTGCCAGACAACTCTGCCTCGGATTCCACAAACTCTGCTAAACGGCTGTTGGGACACAAATAACATGTATAGATAATCAAACACACATAAAATCACTGTCACATAAGatgaaatatattcattaaGCAGTAATTCCCAACCTCTACTACAATGGTTACATTGTTCATAAAATCTCTGAAAAACAAATTgacatacattttctttttgccAGTGCGTCGTCCAAAGACCGCTTCCCTTTCCTCTTcctgctcctcctcctcctcattcTCAGTTTCCTCTTCTTCAGCATCCGATTTATCCTCATTTTCAtccttaaattaaaaacaaatatttacagcACTAAGCACTGAAAGAGTACTAACAAATACAGGCAAACATTCACATTCACCACTGCAGTGTGTAATTTCTATGCCACTACACAAcattgcataaaaataaataaataaataaataaataatttaaccCTTCTGCGGCCTTCGGTCATTTCTGACCGGagaattttacatttctaattttaaaaaTCGTAGCTTCACCAGAATGGTACGAAACTCAGACTGTTATGGCACCTGgtatgtgaacacacaaaaaattgaGAGCATGATTCAAAAAGTTAAGTGGTCGTAAAAAAGTGTCACACTCATGGTCTTCGGTCAAAATGACcgaccataggaaatgaatggaaaacgggaaaaatgaaaagtacagacatttttgtgtgtacaatctacaaatccccaacaatgcagaaaaacattgcacagcaatgaagggtgaaactctaaaacatcaagagtgtaaaacagatacatccactcacacacacacacacacacacacacacttgtacacacacacacaccccagtGAACTGGTGTGCCTGTAACACAgcaactatgtaaaataaaatcaataattcaactACATTGCAGTTAAAAAGTGGACAACAAGGAATGGGTTAtactctaaaacatcaagagtgtaaaacagatacatccactcacacacacacacacacacacacacacacacacaaatgactTGGTATGGCTataaccatatagccaaaatgagttagagtgaaataagaggttgaaatcagatcagaccctgaaggattaggctctgataaagcattcttcttcatttttgttacatttttatagttttttaatgtgtgtaacaaaatgctttgtgttcagggttgactagtaacaataatgcaaaaatctATATAATAccctatataataataataaaaataatgcaaaaaaaataataaacctttacaaaaagtagtctttgagaatgcctaaatataaatttatatcgacaacttaataaaaagtaaaaaatgatgTCTAAAAACAACTAGGGAATTCACAAGAGACTCTATAGAATCCTATACAGGCAACTAGTGGTTACaccatgaaattacatgtttttctttctttgctcacaCCAGGAGGCGCTAATCTGCATTcaaaaaattggattttaaaggcctagtgtctattttcatctgaaatactgcataaattgaaaaataatttgaaaaaatgtgaaaaaaatttttttgtactattttcaatgggaaaaatctatcataattattgcataaatattaaatagtaccataaaattctctcaaaatacaaaagaaaaaagacaaaatattattgaacaaaaatatattagactgattttactgaaggaaaaaaaaaattaaatttcaggtgtccggtcacttttgaccgtgAAGGCCATGagtgtgactcccaaataaGGAACGCAgaagggttaaaaaaaaaagtattttcccCCCCCTGAACCCCCATCCCCCCCCATTTTCTAGACAAACAGGTAGTCCCACCCCAAACTCACACCACTGGTTGAACCAATGTGGGCACATTGGGCAAAGTAACAAATGTTTTCTAAGAGCTTTTATTTGTTGAGTACCTTTTCACTGAGGCTGTCATCTGACAGGAGCCTGAACTCACAGTCaccttcctcctcttcctcaatTATGTTCTTGTTCCTATGGGGACAGTATGAGGATATAAAGCATTTAGTATTTGGAGCaacaaaatacaaactataatttTTAAGGATATGCAATGAACCTATGTACATCGATTATAGCTTAGTACCTGTTCGTTTCAGATGGCTTTTCAAAGGCAGGACTTGAGACTGATCGCAGTGACAAAGCAGCTAAAAACAGGTTAGACAGAGTTTGTTACCTACGAAACTTAACAAGTATCACTTTAACCCTCAGTATAAACAACAAGACTTACACGGGCTTCCTGTGAACTTGCCAGAGCAGAGAGCCAGGAGCTGGTCCATGTCTGCCTCTGAGCTGCCTTGACTCTCCCCTCGTTGCACTTCTGGCTCCAAGGTCTTGTTCTTCTCCTTGGGCTTGACGACTGGCTCTTCAGGCTGTGTAGAAAAAGCTCCAGAGCACAACCCCAGCAGCTCATCCTCTGCTGCAGGCTGAGAAGCCCCTGGCTGGGTCTGCCCTGCACCGAAGCCCCCTGAGCAGAGCCCTAGGAGCTCACCCATGTTAGCATCCATGGCGTTTTCATCCAGACTGTCTAGTATAAGCTGCCGTTTGTGGGAACGGCTAGGCACACCGCGGGGACCAACATTTAAGAAGCCATCGGCATCTAGTAGCTGGGAGTGGGTGTCCTCCTCCAGTGAGAAGCGACCCTGGGAGTCCCCAGCTGGAGGGAGGGCAGACTCACTCGGGGAAGAGGGAGCATAAAGGTCTTGAGAATCCTCCACAGGGAGGGAGAGGGAGGGTTCAGACATCTTACCTGAGctctgaaaaaatatttagtatctgttaaatttacttattaaaatggcAAATCATCATTGTCATTTACAACAAGATTTAGAAGACTCAATTACATTCAGTGAACGCGCAGCTTTTTGTTGGCCAAAACTGCAAATTTGCAAGAATAACTTGAGCACAAGTGAAATTTGTGTGGAGAGCTTTTTTTTGCCCTTGCAAGGCTGTTGAAATGACTGGATATCTCCCACAAAATTTTGCCAAACAGCagtaaaatgtgacattttgcaaaaaataattaGGCCAAACAAACTGCATTTCAGGAGTTCCAAGAGACTCTCACCTTTGAAGCAGAGCCGAGGAAGCTGGATCTGAAGAGGCAGGGAGATGGAGAGCGGAACGCACGGTTGGACAGGCCTCTGCCTGCAGCTCTATTGACTGGCTGGTATGACGGGATCATTGAGCCCATCAGCTCAAAGCTACTGTTATGACTGCTGTCTTTGGCCAATGAAAGGGTGTCATCCTCCTCTGTGAAaagaatgaaaattcagtcTGATTTCACATATATTTGATACTACCAATACTAAAAGACTGACCAGTTGTCAGAGCAACAGGTATAATAacttattgttttaaataagaaacagTAAAACAGAGTATGTAATATCCATACGCACTCACCCATTTTATTGTCAGCTTCATGGCCAGCTGCGCCTAATCTTCTTACACCATCCCTGGACAGAAAAAGACATTCAGTTAGTAGGACTACAGAAAGTGTGTTGCAGCGCAATTAGGAAACATATACATACCCTGTGCGGGAACAAGAATTGCCAGCAAACAGCATCAATGTTCCATCAGTGTCTGCTGGAGTTGGAGAAGGACTTTTGAAGCCTGGGGAAGGGCATGTTTTTACTGAAACTTCATCTTCACCTTCCTCTTTGTCCACTGCCTCTTCTCCCTCCTCCACTTCATCACCACCATCACCCAACAATTCATCaacaccctaaaaaaaaaaaaaaaaaaaaaaagaatggaaataaaattaaaattgatgaCTATAAAATGAGAAAAGTCATGTTAAGAGTAGTAGACCAATCCAAAAGTGATGCCAATTTTTAGTACCTCTTCATCCTCTGACTCAGTCATCTCtgcttcctcttcttcctcacAATCCTCATTGTCAAGGCGATGTAGAGCAGCTCTGCGCTCCCTCTCCTCCTTCCTGCGGATGGCCATAGCTTGTTGCAAGCGAGACTTCAACAGTACCAGTTTCTCACCTACAAAGATGCAAACAATgagcaataaaaaaacaaacacattaaaacagcTTCCATACCTGGAAATCAAAGCACTGTGGTAAAAATAGTGATTGTACCTGGTTTGACATTTGCAGGCTCATCCTCTCCCTCATTGACAGTTATTGTGATTGTTTCAGAGCGTAGTTCTTCCTGTCCTGAGGGGGCGCTGTCTTTACTCACCACATTAAGCTGCAATGTGCG
This portion of the Onychostoma macrolepis isolate SWU-2019 chromosome 19, ASM1243209v1, whole genome shotgun sequence genome encodes:
- the LOC131525358 gene encoding claspin isoform X1, producing the protein MSSLLSERPVDLAEARTAASDSDSGMGSPLEEPVIDTNMVTVDQQDSDEDITVSRKGRSRKALQDSDSDGEQEEAGMANALVLSESSDEETKTNETESIKKKRGKRVYRISMDSDESEPEKVEVQVKPKEAKKREKSQRRKEKEKRNVALVKRLKEKTEEALPIKALNDSGCLLGDSDLFDAQLEEDSEPQLEGEEEESLDAIRSAVKKKAKHKPHLSEFSGDEEQENRSPRKERKAAKASKEAIKELHSESQRLVRESMLNLPYYMPEPKSIDQFFKRRPRPEGCAMALLKSAKYQACILETTTQPPSAQTTRSQHMPEQDSSPPTESSLDNQSSSTSLPLADTATSTHQDNPTNDSNPQTSNEAEVEHDMSTDEPKTVGQEKETPIEQETDGDKHSDKDQEKQQVSVDQAQTAAQMLKPRKDKLARLRELGLDPPPVVKLCADDGAFVQLEPPQENPALKALQERFMKHIQPAPRPKRERTLQLNVVSKDSAPSGQEELRSETITITVNEGEDEPANVKPGEKLVLLKSRLQQAMAIRRKEERERRAALHRLDNEDCEEEEEAEMTESEDEEGVDELLGDGGDEVEEGEEAVDKEEGEDEVSVKTCPSPGFKSPSPTPADTDGTLMLFAGNSCSRTGDGVRRLGAAGHEADNKMEEDDTLSLAKDSSHNSSFELMGSMIPSYQPVNRAAGRGLSNRAFRSPSPCLFRSSFLGSASKSSGKMSEPSLSLPVEDSQDLYAPSSPSESALPPAGDSQGRFSLEEDTHSQLLDADGFLNVGPRGVPSRSHKRQLILDSLDENAMDANMGELLGLCSGGFGAGQTQPGASQPAAEDELLGLCSGAFSTQPEEPVVKPKEKNKTLEPEVQRGESQGSSEADMDQLLALCSGKFTGSPSALSLRSVSSPAFEKPSETNRNKNIIEEEEEGDCEFRLLSDDSLSEKDENEDKSDAEEEETENEEEEEQEEEREAVFGRRTGKKKIRLAEFVESEAELSGSDVGSEDEDDDGGDEYEEEEIQEDLPSDEELMDQVNKIHMKQVLDDDKRRLRLYQERYLADGDLHSDGPGRARRFRWKNIDDNFEFGGMGPDGNEEEEDEEIDQLELQRRKERLEREQWLREQTEAQAKKGEDADDEEKIEEEDSQFMKLAKKLTAKALQKKDPSAAPLQEKVAPNSNQFLKPFQPTVVKRGSLLSQPRAMLQKLASISDSNPLAPRNSRGFLFQTLSPEKEPRASEGPRKQIKKRGQMDSFSPAAKRPCLGNSLKPTGPPRSIFSYLEN
- the LOC131525358 gene encoding claspin isoform X2; translation: MGSPLEEPVIDTNMVTVDQQDSDEDITVSRKGRSRKALQDSDSDGEQEEAGMANALVLSESSDEETKTNETESIKKKRGKRVYRISMDSDESEPEKVEVQVKPKEAKKREKSQRRKEKEKRNVALVKRLKEKTEEALPIKALNDSGCLLGDSDLFDAQLEEDSEPQLEGEEEESLDAIRSAVKKKAKHKPHLSEFSGDEEQENRSPRKERKAAKASKEAIKELHSESQRLVRESMLNLPYYMPEPKSIDQFFKRRPRPEGCAMALLKSAKYQACILETTTQPPSAQTTRSQHMPEQDSSPPTESSLDNQSSSTSLPLADTATSTHQDNPTNDSNPQTSNEAEVEHDMSTDEPKTVGQEKETPIEQETDGDKHSDKDQEKQQVSVDQAQTAAQMLKPRKDKLARLRELGLDPPPVVKLCADDGAFVQLEPPQENPALKALQERFMKHIQPAPRPKRERTLQLNVVSKDSAPSGQEELRSETITITVNEGEDEPANVKPGEKLVLLKSRLQQAMAIRRKEERERRAALHRLDNEDCEEEEEAEMTESEDEEGVDELLGDGGDEVEEGEEAVDKEEGEDEVSVKTCPSPGFKSPSPTPADTDGTLMLFAGNSCSRTGDGVRRLGAAGHEADNKMEEDDTLSLAKDSSHNSSFELMGSMIPSYQPVNRAAGRGLSNRAFRSPSPCLFRSSFLGSASKSSGKMSEPSLSLPVEDSQDLYAPSSPSESALPPAGDSQGRFSLEEDTHSQLLDADGFLNVGPRGVPSRSHKRQLILDSLDENAMDANMGELLGLCSGGFGAGQTQPGASQPAAEDELLGLCSGAFSTQPEEPVVKPKEKNKTLEPEVQRGESQGSSEADMDQLLALCSGKFTGSPSALSLRSVSSPAFEKPSETNRNKNIIEEEEEGDCEFRLLSDDSLSEKDENEDKSDAEEEETENEEEEEQEEEREAVFGRRTGKKKIRLAEFVESEAELSGSDVGSEDEDDDGGDEYEEEEIQEDLPSDEELMDQVNKIHMKQVLDDDKRRLRLYQERYLADGDLHSDGPGRARRFRWKNIDDNFEFGGMGPDGNEEEEDEEIDQLELQRRKERLEREQWLREQTEAQAKKGEDADDEEKIEEEDSQFMKLAKKLTAKALQKKDPSAAPLQEKVAPNSNQFLKPFQPTVVKRGSLLSQPRAMLQKLASISDSNPLAPRNSRGFLFQTLSPEKEPRASEGPRKQIKKRGQMDSFSPAAKRPCLGNSLKPTGPPRSIFSYLEN